A window of the Nitrosococcus wardiae genome harbors these coding sequences:
- the shc gene encoding squalene--hopene cyclase, which translates to MTRALRQAPESAGAIDIAASPATEALPQDIHRTKLSTAITAARDALLKLQHADGHWCFVLEADCTIPAEYILWNHFTGELEPELERKLAARLRAKQADHGGWPLYEGGDLDISCSVKVYYALKLAGDDPHAPHMIRAREAILAQGGAARANVFTRLALAMFAQIPWRGVPFIPVEIMLLPHWFPFHLNKVSYWSRTVMVPLSILYSLKGQAQNPRDVHIQELFTTPPEQERHYFPIRSRLNKVLLYVERTARLLEPLIPSALRRHAMKKAEVWFTARLNGEDGLGGIFPAMINAHEALILLGYGPDHPLRVQAKKAIQNLVVEEGDSAYCQPCLSPVWDTGLASLALQETEGGHTTAPVIHALDWLKERQILEQPGDWQEQHPHLKGGGWAFQYNNSYYPDLDDTAVIAWAMDQAAAPEHYGESIQRACDWLCGMQSRNGGFAAFDADNTYYYLNEIPFADHGALLDPPTADVSARCVALLGRLNQPQYGESLKRALDYLHQEQEANGSWFGRWGTNYIYGTWSVLTALEQAGVDPQERFIRRAADWLKQVQRSDGGWGEDNYSYFDTSLAGRYQECTPVHTAWALLALMAAGEADSEAVKQGIAYLLQTQQEDGLWDHPAFNAPGFPRVFYLRYHGYDKVFPLWALARYRNHLNRQC; encoded by the coding sequence ATGACCCGTGCACTTCGACAAGCTCCGGAATCCGCCGGCGCTATAGATATTGCCGCTTCTCCGGCAACCGAAGCCTTACCTCAAGATATTCACCGCACAAAACTCAGTACCGCTATCACTGCTGCTCGAGACGCCTTGCTCAAGCTACAGCACGCAGATGGCCATTGGTGCTTTGTGCTGGAAGCGGATTGCACTATCCCCGCCGAATATATTCTCTGGAACCATTTTACGGGCGAGCTGGAACCTGAACTTGAGCGCAAACTGGCCGCTCGTTTGCGGGCTAAGCAAGCCGACCATGGGGGCTGGCCCCTTTACGAGGGGGGCGATTTGGATATCAGCTGCTCCGTCAAAGTGTATTATGCTCTCAAACTAGCCGGTGATGATCCTCACGCACCTCATATGATCCGTGCCCGCGAAGCCATCCTGGCCCAGGGAGGCGCTGCCCGCGCCAATGTCTTTACCCGCCTGGCGCTGGCCATGTTTGCTCAGATTCCCTGGCGTGGGGTCCCCTTTATCCCTGTGGAAATCATGCTCTTACCCCATTGGTTTCCCTTCCATTTGAACAAGGTGTCCTACTGGTCGCGGACAGTCATGGTGCCCTTGTCCATCCTCTACAGCTTGAAAGGGCAAGCCCAAAACCCCCGGGATGTGCATATTCAAGAGTTATTTACTACTCCGCCAGAACAGGAACGTCATTATTTTCCCATCCGCTCGCGCCTCAATAAGGTTTTACTTTATGTGGAGCGTACGGCCCGTTTACTGGAACCGCTTATCCCCTCAGCCCTGCGGCGCCACGCTATGAAAAAAGCGGAAGTCTGGTTCACCGCTCGTTTAAATGGTGAAGATGGTCTCGGTGGCATTTTCCCCGCCATGATCAATGCCCATGAAGCGCTGATCCTGCTGGGTTACGGCCCTGACCATCCCTTACGGGTTCAAGCCAAGAAAGCGATTCAGAACTTGGTTGTAGAGGAGGGAGACTCCGCCTACTGTCAACCCTGCCTGTCACCGGTTTGGGACACGGGCCTGGCCTCCTTAGCGCTCCAAGAAACCGAAGGAGGGCATACCACTGCACCGGTTATCCACGCCCTGGATTGGCTCAAGGAGCGGCAAATTTTAGAACAGCCTGGAGATTGGCAAGAACAACATCCCCATCTCAAAGGGGGAGGCTGGGCTTTTCAGTACAACAACAGTTATTATCCAGACTTGGATGATACCGCAGTGATAGCCTGGGCAATGGATCAGGCCGCAGCCCCGGAGCACTACGGAGAATCCATCCAACGAGCCTGTGATTGGCTCTGTGGGATGCAATCCCGTAATGGTGGGTTTGCTGCCTTTGATGCCGACAATACTTATTATTACTTAAATGAAATCCCCTTTGCTGATCACGGGGCTCTGCTAGACCCTCCCACGGCGGATGTCAGTGCCCGTTGTGTGGCGCTGCTGGGACGTTTAAATCAGCCCCAATATGGGGAATCCCTAAAGCGGGCCCTGGACTATCTGCACCAGGAGCAAGAGGCCAATGGGTCCTGGTTCGGGCGTTGGGGAACCAATTATATTTATGGGACTTGGTCGGTGCTGACGGCCTTGGAACAGGCAGGTGTCGATCCCCAAGAAAGGTTTATTCGCAGAGCAGCGGACTGGCTGAAGCAGGTTCAACGCTCGGATGGAGGCTGGGGGGAAGACAACTATTCTTATTTTGACACCTCCCTGGCTGGCCGCTATCAGGAATGCACTCCTGTGCATACGGCTTGGGCCCTGCTTGCCCTAATGGCCGCCGGAGAGGCGGACAGCGAGGCGGTTAAGCAAGGCATTGCCTACCTCCTGCAAACCCAGCAAGAAGACGGGTTATGGGATCATCCCGCCTTTAACGCCCCTGGATTTCCCCGGGTGTTTTATCTTAGGTATCATGGCTATGATAAGGTTTTTCCCCTTTGGGCCCTGGCCCGATACCGTAACCATCTCAATCGCCAGTGTTAA
- a CDS encoding NTP transferase domain-containing protein codes for MRALILAAGRGKRLAESHALPKCLLEFEGRSLLERHLLILTQLGVQDIAIAIGYQAEQVEQALDTVAFLPRPQTVYNADFNKGSVVSLWTLREQLRAGGEILLMDADVLYDYRLGQRLLQSPHSNCFLLDRHLDPGEEPVKLCLRDGVLVEFRKQLPPGLRYDIIGESVGFFRFSEKVAGRLAALCQDYMEQSHQEAPHEEAIRDLLLETPERFGIEDITGLPWIEIDFPEDIRQAENIILPQLEPLKSPPLL; via the coding sequence ATGCGTGCCCTTATCCTAGCCGCCGGTAGAGGCAAACGCCTTGCCGAGAGCCATGCTCTTCCCAAATGCCTGTTGGAATTTGAAGGCCGAAGCCTGCTTGAGCGCCATCTACTTATTCTGACTCAGCTAGGCGTTCAAGACATTGCCATTGCGATAGGCTATCAGGCTGAGCAGGTGGAACAAGCTTTGGATACGGTGGCCTTCCTCCCCCGGCCTCAAACCGTATACAACGCTGATTTTAATAAAGGCAGCGTTGTCAGCCTCTGGACCTTGCGGGAGCAGTTACGTGCCGGGGGAGAGATTCTCTTGATGGATGCGGATGTCCTTTATGACTACCGCTTAGGACAACGCCTATTACAATCCCCCCATAGCAATTGCTTCCTGCTTGACCGCCACTTGGACCCCGGCGAAGAACCCGTCAAGCTCTGCCTTCGAGATGGAGTTCTAGTGGAATTTCGCAAACAGCTCCCTCCAGGACTACGCTACGATATCATTGGAGAATCGGTGGGGTTCTTTCGCTTTTCGGAAAAGGTTGCCGGTCGGCTCGCTGCTCTTTGCCAAGATTATATGGAGCAATCACACCAGGAGGCTCCCCATGAAGAGGCCATACGGGACCTTCTATTAGAAACTCCAGAGCGCTTTGGGATTGAGGATATTACCGGCTTACCCTGGATAGAAATTGATTTTCCAGAAGATATTCGCCAAGCCGAAAATATCATTTTGCCCCAACTGGAACCCCTCAAATCACCACCGTTATTATAA
- a CDS encoding purine phosphorylase, protein MTGSEREASQAATAPPLPSIRAGVVAALPAEGRCLTKQRLPPGSSTSLAGALRLQLSGIGPKRARQAAENLLSAGAQALISWGVAGGLAPHLNSGVLLLPQRVQCLEGEEYCADPHWRQCLLNRLEGKLLLSSAPLHHTETILSSPEEKAHLYRHSGCVAVDMESGAVGQVASQAGVPFLVIRAIADPAQIALPATALTALNTHGRLQPLALLASLLSRPGDILGLWQLAKHFRAARATLQAVVTQVGPTLLAP, encoded by the coding sequence ATGACCGGTTCTGAGAGGGAAGCAAGCCAAGCGGCAACGGCACCGCCCTTACCTTCCATTCGAGCCGGTGTGGTGGCGGCCTTGCCCGCGGAGGGGCGTTGCCTGACCAAGCAGAGACTGCCCCCTGGCAGTAGCACCTCTTTGGCCGGTGCGCTCCGCTTACAGCTTTCCGGTATCGGCCCTAAACGGGCTCGCCAGGCTGCTGAGAATCTTTTGTCTGCAGGCGCCCAAGCGTTAATCAGCTGGGGCGTTGCCGGCGGACTGGCACCTCACCTGAACTCGGGAGTCCTGCTCTTACCCCAGCGAGTGCAATGCCTGGAGGGAGAAGAATATTGCGCTGATCCCCACTGGCGGCAATGCCTTCTGAATCGCTTGGAGGGCAAGTTGCTCCTCTCCAGCGCCCCACTCCATCACACAGAGACTATCCTTTCCTCGCCGGAAGAAAAAGCCCATCTCTACCGCCACAGCGGATGTGTGGCAGTGGATATGGAAAGTGGGGCCGTGGGCCAGGTCGCTAGCCAAGCGGGTGTCCCCTTCCTGGTGATCCGGGCAATCGCCGATCCGGCTCAAATTGCCCTGCCTGCGACGGCCCTAACCGCTCTGAATACCCACGGTCGGCTGCAACCCTTGGCCTTGCTAGCAAGCCTGCTCTCCCGTCCCGGGGATATCCTCGGCCTGTGGCAACTGGCCAAGCATTTTCGGGCTGCAAGAGCTACCTTGCAGGCAGTAGTGACCCAGGTGGGTCCTACCCTCCTCGCCCCATGA